The Vicinamibacterales bacterium DNA segment CCCCGAGCACGCCGGTGCAATGCACCGGGACGCCGATCTGCGCATGCTCTTCGAGGACGACCACGTCGTGGCCGCGGGAGGCGAGCTCGCGCGCCGCGGTGAGACCGGCGGGACCAGCGCCGATTATCGCGACGTCACGCACGGAAGACGCTCAGAATTTGCGCCCACGCACTTCCCATCTGCCCAGCACGCTAATCCAAAACGACAGGAGAATCAATCTGAGGTCGCCCGTCCAGGTGCGCGTCTCGACGTAGAGACGATCGTAGCGGAACTTCTGGCGCCGCGGCAGATCGCGGCGCGCGTACACCTGCGCCAGCCCGGTCAGACCCGGGCGGACCCGGATCCGATACTCGAACCCTGGCACGTCCTCGAGCGCCACCAGCCGTCCGTCCCCCTCGCTCTCGATTTCGCCGGGCCGGAGCGCGCGCGGCCCGACGAAACTCATGTCGCCGCGCAGGATGTTCCAGAGCTGCGGCAGTTCGTCCATCGCGGTGACGCGCATCCAGCGTCCGGCCCGCGTGACGCGCGGATCGTGCTCGCTCGCCTGAACCGCGCCGCTGGCCGCTTCCGCGTCGGGACGCATCGAGCGGAACTTGAGGGCGTCGAACACGCGCCCGTTCAGTCCGACCCGCTCCTGCCGGAAAAACACCGGGCCGCCGTCTTCGAGCTTGATCAGCGCCGCAAAGAATGCCCACAGGGGAGCCGAGGCGATCAGTCCGCTCGCGGCGAGCGTGGCGTCGAAGGCGCGCTTCAGCAACCGGCCTCACCCTGGCGGACCTGCATCTCCTCGTAGAACCGGCCGAGACGGCCCCGCAGCCGTTCGAGCGTGAATTCCTCGTCAACCCGCGCGCGTCCGGCGGCGCCGAGCCGCGCCCGCAGATCTGGATCCGACGCCAGCCGTGCGATCGCGGCGCCGAGCGCCGCCGCGTCCCCCGCCTTGACGACGAGGCCGGTGCGGCCGTCCTGATTCACCCACGAGACGCCGCTCTGGACATCGGTGCTGATCACCGGCTTGCCCGCCGCCATGGCCTCGAGCTGGACGTAGCCAAACGCCTCCGCCCTGGTGACCGAGGGCAGCACGAACGCCTCGCAGGTCTGCATCAGCCGTCGCAGCTCGCCGTCGGTAATCTCTCCAGGAAAGGTGACGCGCCCGGCGAGGCCCAGCTCACGGGCGCGCGCTTCCCAGGCAGCGCGCCGCGGGCCGTCGCCCGCGATAATAGCGTCGATAGACGTCCCCGCCAGCGCCGACAGCAGCACGTCCACTCCCTTGTAGTCGACGTGCCGGCCGGCAAAGAGCACGAACGGCGTCCGCGGACGGCCGGGGTCGACGGGGCCGCGCCACGGCGACGGGTCGATGCCGAACGGGATCACCCGGACGCGGTCCTGATAGCGACGCAGCGCGGCGGCGTGCGCCGCCAGCGGTGGCGACGACACGATGAAGCACCGCGCCCGCGTGTAGGCGGTATGCGCGACCGGCGCATAGAGCGCCGCGTACTGCGCCGGGGGACGGACGACGTCGCTGTGATACCAGATCGCGAGCGGGATGCGCGGTCGCGCCAGCGTGTACGACAGCAGCGCCCAGGGGTTGGGTTCGTGCAGGATCATCAGGTCCGCCCTGGCCCGTCGCAGCGCCGTCACGAACGCCGGCGCGACATGTACCGAGCCGGCCGCCCCGATCGTGCCGACGCGTGTCACCTCCACGCCGTCGATCACCTCTTCGACGGTGTCGCGCGACGCATTGGTCACCAGCACGGCGCTCTCGACCAGCCCCTGGCTGACGCGGCAGACCGTTTCGAGCACGCGCTCCATCCCGCCGTGGTGCGGCGGATAGAACTTGCCGACGTGCAGGACTCTCACGATCCGCCTTCCGGCGCGCGCGCGCCGGCGGCCAGCCCGCGATAGAGCTGCGCCAGCTGCGCGGTATGGACCGACCAGCTGAACTCGGCGGCGCGGATACGGCCGTCCGCCCGGCGCCGTTCCCACGCCGCCTCGTCGCGCTGGCGCTCGTCGAGCAGCGCGAGCACTGCCTCGACCCAGGCGTCGGCGGCGGCCACCGGACGGTAGGCCACCGCCGCGCCGCCGACCTCGCGCAGCGCCGGGATGTCGCTCACGATCATCGGCGTCCCGCTGGCCAACGCCTCGACGATCGGCAGCCCGAAACCCTCGCGGTCCGAGGTCAACAGCGCCAGCGCGCTTCGCCGGTAGACCGCCGCCAGCGTGGCGCGATCGACGAAGGGCAGCACCGTGATGGCGTCGCCGATTCCGAGCGTCCGAGCCTGCACGCGCTGATCGGCGGTGAACGGGCCGCCGACCCGCGTCAGGCGGACGTCCGGTCGCTGCCGACGGACGCCCGCGAACACCTGCAGCAGCACGTCGATCCGCTTGCGCGGGATCGTGCTGCCGACGTGCAGCAGTTCGACGCCTCGCTTCGGACCGAGGAGCCGGGCCGCCTCGACATCCGCGGCGGCGTTCCCCTCGGTGTAGCGCCCCGCGTCGGTCCCGTTGGGAACGACCGTGAGCCGCGATTCGGGGATGCCGGCCAGGCTGACCAGCGCCAGCCGGGTCGCCTCGCTGACGCAGGCGATGTGCGCGGCGCTGCGCAGACCGGACAGGATTCGCCGCGCCAGCAGCCGATACACGTAGGACCGCGGCTCGTCGCGCGGCTCCAGGACGGATCGAAACGCGTCGAGATCGTGGCAGGTGACGATCGTCCGGTCGCCTGGGAGACGGTGGACCAGATGCGCGTAGCTGTGGTCGACGATGTGGTAGACGTCGAATCGCCCGCGCAGGCGGCCGAGCGCCCTGGGATAGTCGACGAACCGCGCCAGCACACGGTCGAAGGCGCCCGCCCGGTCCGACAGACGGCTCAGCCGCCGCGGCATCGCCGGCCTGACCAGCGTGGCCTCGATCGACGCGGCGTGTTCCGCCGCGAGGTGCGCCATGATCATGTCGGCGACCAGGTCCATGCTCGGCCACTGCTCTTCCGCGTAGTCGGCGATCACCGCGACGCGCAGCCGGCCGCTCATATGGTCAGAACCTCGTCGAAGAACGCAAGATGCCGCTCGGCCACGATCGGCCACGCATACTGCTCACGCGCGCGCGCCAGGCCACGCGCGGCGCAGTCCCGGCGGGCGCCCGCATCGGCCCCGAGCCGTTCGATCGCCCGCCGCCACGCGCCCGCGTCCGCTTCGGGCGCGACGACGCCGGCATCGCCGACCACGAACGGCATCTCGCCGCTGTCGCTCGCGATCACCGGGACGCCGCACGCCATCGCCTCGATCAGCATTCGTCCGAACTGCTCCCGCCAGCGCGGCGTCGTGCGACTCGGCGCGCAGAGCACGCTCATCGTGTTGAGCCAGGCGGGCACGTCGGCATGCGGAATGCCGGTCTGCACCTGCACGCGGCCGGGATGCCGATCGGAGAACGATCGCAGCGACGCCTCGAGCTCACCGCCGCCCACGAACAGCGCGCGCCATTCCGGATGCGAGCCGGGAACGGCGTCGATGATGGTCTGAAGGCCTTTCGCTTCGACGAAGCGGCCGAGGTATCCGACGACGAACGCGTCGGCCGGCCATCCGAGCCGGCGCCGGACGTCGCATCCGGCTCCGGTGTCGGGCCGGAACCGATCGAGATCGACACCCGGCGGAATGACTCTCGCCGCCGTGTCGCGATATCCGGGCCGGTCGGCCAGCGCGGCCCGGACGGTTTCGCCGAACGCGATCCAGCCGCTCGCCCGGCTCATCGTCTCGCGCTCATAGGCGCGAAGCGGCCACGGGTACCGCTTCGAGATGTTCTGGAAGCTGGCGAACACGACCTTGGCACGGGGCGCGACGCCGCGCGCCACCTGGGCGGCCGATCGCGTATAGGGTTCTTCCCAGCAGTGCACGACGTCCCAGTCGGCGGCAAGAATCGGCCCGAGGTCACCGCCATACGACATCACGTGCGGCACTCGATCCATCCGCACCGGCACGGTGCGGAGCGTGCATGCCTCGCCGGCGATCGACTCGACCTCGATCGTGCGGAGGTCGCCGCGATATCGCGCCGGCGCCACGGCTGTCACCTCCCACTCGCCGCGCCCCGCCAGCGCCAGATGATGGGCCAGCTGCCGGTTCGCGGCGACGACGTACGAATGACCGATCGTGAGCAGCCGCTTCATGCGCCGCGCTCGTAGAGGTGCACGTTCGCGCGGTACCACGACGGCAGGTCGAGTGCCGCGATCGCCGCGCGGAACGCCTCGTCGGATGCCGATAGCCGGTAGCCCAGCGTCGCGAACCGCGCGCGCCAGTAGGCGTGCGGCCGCTCGTTGAGGTGCAGCGTGCCCCCTTGCCCGGGATGCGCCGCCGAAAAGACGACGAGGCGCACGCGCGCCAGCGTCTCGACGAATCGCCGCGCCGCCCACGGAGGAAGGTGCTCGGCGGTTTCGAGCGACACGGCGACGTCGAACGGCGAGACGCGCGCGCGCAGCGTATCCAGGTTCGCGGCGCGCATCGACGCGATGTCGTGGCACAACACCGGCACGCCGGCCGCGGCCGCGCGATCGAGCGCGGTGCGCGAACTGTCGATGCCGAGCATCGGCAGCAAGGCCTGCCGCCGCCGCATCGCCGCGAGCAGCTTCGCGTCGCCGCAGCCGACGTCGACGATCGACGCCGGCGTGCAGAAGCGGCCGATCGTCGCGGCGAAGCCGTCCCAGTCGCCGCTGTCGTGCAGCGCCCAGAAGTCTTCGCCATACGCCGTGTCGGCGGCGCCGCGCAGCCGCAGCCAGCGCACCAGCGCGACCGCATTGCGTGTCCGCCAGCGTATGCCGGGCGGCAGCGACGCGACCGTTCGCCGCGCCATCGTCTCGAGACTCATGCCTTCACCGGCAGATCGTAGCGCGGCGGATCGAGCCGCCGCGCGCGCCATGCCTTGATCGTGGCGCGTGACACCGGCGTGCGCTTGAAGGACGACTGCATCGCGACCCGTGCGACTTCGCGCATCAGCCACAGCCATCCCCAGGGATCGCGAATCCCCCAGCCGCGGCGCATGCGGAAGTACAGGAGAAAACGCGCTGGCAGCGTCCACAGGACGCGCGGCAGCGGGTCGTTGTAGAGCGCGTTCAGACAGTCGTTGCGCGACACGAACCGCAGGTACCGAGACTGGCTCCGTCCGGCTGTGTCGGGAAGATGACTGACGAGTGCGTCGGGCAGGTACACGGTGTGGCAGCCCGCGTCGATTAGGCGAAGGCAGAATTCCTTCTCCTCGCCGTAGAACACGAAGCTCTCGCGGTAGCCGCCGAGTCGCAGGAACAGGTCGCGCCTGAGCAGGTGCGCGAAGCCGATGAAGCTCGCGACGACGCACGCGTAGTCGGCCTTCGCCGGCTGCATCGCGGCCGGCCACGGGCGCCCGTCCGCCTCCGCCTGCGCGAACCCGACGGCACCGGCGCGGGCATCGCGCTCGAGCACCGTCAGCGCCCGCTCGACGCTGGCCGCCGAGATCACCCGGGTGTCGTCGTCGAGCAGCAGCACAAACGGCGCCGCCGCTTCGCGGACGAGCCGATTGCGGCCGACGATGTAGCCGGGACAGGCGGCGTCCCGGATGATCCGGACCGGAAGCGTCGCCGTGGCCCGCGGGTCGGAGCCGTCGTCGAACACCAGCACCTCCGGGGCGAGCGGCTGCAATGCGTCGAGCGACGCCAGACACCGCGCCAGGGCGTCAGGACGATTGCGTGTGGTCACGCCGATGGACAGACGCGGCGTCATGGTTCGGCAATCGCGCGGCGGTAGACTTCGATCGTGCGCTCGGCGGAGGCGCGCCACGTCATCGCGGACACGCTGCATGCCGCCGCCGAACCCAGGCGCTGCCGCAGCGGCGCGTCACCCATCAGGCGCTCGGCCGCCGAGGCGAGCGCGGCGGGATCGCGAGGCGGTACGACGAGACCGTTCTCGCCGTCGCGTACCAGCGCCGGCGCGCATCCGACAGGCGTCGTAATTACGGCGAGCCGTTGGCTCATGGCTTCGAGCAGCACCAGCCCGAAGCCCTCGTAGGTCGACGTCCACAGCAGCGCGTCGTGCGATCGGTACAGCCGGATCACCTCGTGCTCGGGAGCCCGCGGCACGACGCGGACGAACGGACGGACGGCCTCGGGAAACGCGCGCATCACCGTTGCCTCGGGCACGCCGGGACCCAGCACTGTCAGCGGATAGCGGAGCCCTCTCGCGTGCAGCCGTTCGAGGCAGCCGGCAAGATACAC contains these protein-coding regions:
- a CDS encoding glycosyltransferase family 4 protein, whose amino-acid sequence is MKRLLTIGHSYVVAANRQLAHHLALAGRGEWEVTAVAPARYRGDLRTIEVESIAGEACTLRTVPVRMDRVPHVMSYGGDLGPILAADWDVVHCWEEPYTRSAAQVARGVAPRAKVVFASFQNISKRYPWPLRAYERETMSRASGWIAFGETVRAALADRPGYRDTAARVIPPGVDLDRFRPDTGAGCDVRRRLGWPADAFVVGYLGRFVEAKGLQTIIDAVPGSHPEWRALFVGGGELEASLRSFSDRHPGRVQVQTGIPHADVPAWLNTMSVLCAPSRTTPRWREQFGRMLIEAMACGVPVIASDSGEMPFVVGDAGVVAPEADAGAWRRAIERLGADAGARRDCAARGLARAREQYAWPIVAERHLAFFDEVLTI
- a CDS encoding class I SAM-dependent methyltransferase gives rise to the protein MSLETMARRTVASLPPGIRWRTRNAVALVRWLRLRGAADTAYGEDFWALHDSGDWDGFAATIGRFCTPASIVDVGCGDAKLLAAMRRRQALLPMLGIDSSRTALDRAAAAGVPVLCHDIASMRAANLDTLRARVSPFDVAVSLETAEHLPPWAARRFVETLARVRLVVFSAAHPGQGGTLHLNERPHAYWRARFATLGYRLSASDEAFRAAIAALDLPSWYRANVHLYERGA
- a CDS encoding glycosyltransferase family 1 protein, whose product is MSGRLRVAVIADYAEEQWPSMDLVADMIMAHLAAEHAASIEATLVRPAMPRRLSRLSDRAGAFDRVLARFVDYPRALGRLRGRFDVYHIVDHSYAHLVHRLPGDRTIVTCHDLDAFRSVLEPRDEPRSYVYRLLARRILSGLRSAAHIACVSEATRLALVSLAGIPESRLTVVPNGTDAGRYTEGNAAADVEAARLLGPKRGVELLHVGSTIPRKRIDVLLQVFAGVRRQRPDVRLTRVGGPFTADQRVQARTLGIGDAITVLPFVDRATLAAVYRRSALALLTSDREGFGLPIVEALASGTPMIVSDIPALREVGGAAVAYRPVAAADAWVEAVLALLDERQRDEAAWERRRADGRIRAAEFSWSVHTAQLAQLYRGLAAGARAPEGGS
- a CDS encoding sugar transferase — translated: MLKRAFDATLAASGLIASAPLWAFFAALIKLEDGGPVFFRQERVGLNGRVFDALKFRSMRPDAEAASGAVQASEHDPRVTRAGRWMRVTAMDELPQLWNILRGDMSFVGPRALRPGEIESEGDGRLVALEDVPGFEYRIRVRPGLTGLAQVYARRDLPRRQKFRYDRLYVETRTWTGDLRLILLSFWISVLGRWEVRGRKF
- a CDS encoding glycosyltransferase, with the protein product MRVLHVGKFYPPHHGGMERVLETVCRVSQGLVESAVLVTNASRDTVEEVIDGVEVTRVGTIGAAGSVHVAPAFVTALRRARADLMILHEPNPWALLSYTLARPRIPLAIWYHSDVVRPPAQYAALYAPVAHTAYTRARCFIVSSPPLAAHAAALRRYQDRVRVIPFGIDPSPWRGPVDPGRPRTPFVLFAGRHVDYKGVDVLLSALAGTSIDAIIAGDGPRRAAWEARARELGLAGRVTFPGEITDGELRRLMQTCEAFVLPSVTRAEAFGYVQLEAMAAGKPVISTDVQSGVSWVNQDGRTGLVVKAGDAAALGAAIARLASDPDLRARLGAAGRARVDEEFTLERLRGRLGRFYEEMQVRQGEAGC
- a CDS encoding glycosyltransferase; the encoded protein is MTPRLSIGVTTRNRPDALARCLASLDALQPLAPEVLVFDDGSDPRATATLPVRIIRDAACPGYIVGRNRLVREAAAPFVLLLDDDTRVISAASVERALTVLERDARAGAVGFAQAEADGRPWPAAMQPAKADYACVVASFIGFAHLLRRDLFLRLGGYRESFVFYGEEKEFCLRLIDAGCHTVYLPDALVSHLPDTAGRSQSRYLRFVSRNDCLNALYNDPLPRVLWTLPARFLLYFRMRRGWGIRDPWGWLWLMREVARVAMQSSFKRTPVSRATIKAWRARRLDPPRYDLPVKA